Proteins encoded in a region of the Suncus etruscus isolate mSunEtr1 chromosome 1, mSunEtr1.pri.cur, whole genome shotgun sequence genome:
- the CLUH gene encoding clustered mitochondria protein homolog isoform X2, with amino-acid sequence MVIKTDELPAAAPADSAREPSSQAGGKGRPGAAELPSVMLLNGDCSESLKKEEGTIEAPRENGLDETDAGEEAAGQEVIVIQDTGFSVKILAPGIEPFSLQVSPQEMVQEIHQVLMDREDTCHRTCFSLHLDGNMLDHFSELRSVEGLQEGSVLRVVEEPYTVREARIHVRHVRDLLKSLDPSDAFNGVDCNSLSFLSVFTDGDLGDSGKRKKGLEMDPIDCTPPEYILPGSRERPLCPLQPQNRDWKPLQCLKVLTMSGWNPPPGNRKMHGDLMYLFVITAEDRQISITASTRGFYLNQSTAYHFNPKPASPRFLSHSLVELLNQISPTFKKNFAVLQKKRVQRHPFERIATPFQVYSWTAPQAEHAMDCVRAEDAYTSRLGYEEHIPGQTRDWNEELQTTRELPRKNLPERLLRERAIFKVHSDFTAAATRGAMAVIDGNVMAINPSEETKMQMFIWNNIFFSLGFDVRDHYKDFGGDVAAYVAPSNDLNGVRTYNAVDVEGLYTLGTVVVDYRGYRVTAQSIIPGILERDQEQSVIYGSIDFGKTVVTHPRYLELLERTSRPLKILRHRVLNDRDEEVELCSSVECKGIIGNDGRHYILDLLRTFPPDLNFLPVPEETLPEECTRAGFPRAHRHKLCCLRQELVDAFVEHRYLLFMKLAALQLMQQKASKMEHPTSLENGETPSESKSEDPPGPEAGSEKEGSSASGLAKVKELAETIASDDGTDPRSREAIRNACKAVGSISSTAFDVRFNPDIFSPGVRFPESCQDEVRDQKQLLKDAAAFLLSCQIPGLVKDCTDHAVLPMDGATLAEVMRQRGINMRYLGKVLDLVVQSPARDQLDHIYKIGIGELITRSAKHIFKTYLQGVELSGLSAAISHFLNCFLSSYPNPVAHLPADELVSKKRNRRRRNRPLGAADNTAWAVMTPQELWKNICQEAKNYFDFSLECESVDQAVETYGLQKITLLREISLKTGIQVLLKEYSFDSRHKPAFTEEDVLNIFPVVKHVNPKASDAFHFFQSGQAKVQQGFLKEGCELINEALNLFNNVYGAMHVEICACLRLLARLHYIMGDYAEALSNQQKAVLMSERVMGIEHPNTIQEYMHLALYCFASSQLSTALSLLYRARYLTLLVFGEDHPEMALLDNNIGLVLHGVMEYDLSLRFLENALAVSTKYHGPKSLKVALSHHLVARVYESKAEFRSALQHEKEGYTIYKTQLGEDHEKTKESSEYLKCLTQQAVALQRTMNEIYRNGSSANIPPLKFTAPSMASVLEQLNVINGILFIPLSQKDLENLKAEMAQRHQLQEASKNRDKAEEPLATEPEPAGAPEDRGTQTGAAKDPSSLSLQG; translated from the exons AGCTGCCATCAGTCATGCTACTTAATGGGGATTGCTCCGAGAGCctgaagaaagaggagggaaccATTGAAGCACCCCGGGAAAATGGGCTGGATGAGACGGATGCCGGAGAGGAGGCTGCTGGACAGGAAGTCATTGTCATTCAGGACACTGGCTTTTCTGTGAAGATCTTGGCTCCTGGCATCGAGCCCTTCTCCCTGCAG GTGTCCCCCCAGGAGATGGTACAGGAGATCCACCAGGTGCTAATGGATCGTGAAGACACGTGTCACCGCACCTGCTTCTCTCTGCACTTGGATGGCAACATGCTGGACCATTTTTCAGAGCTGCGCAGTGTAGAGGGGCTACAGGAGGGCTCGGTGCTACGTGTAGTGGAAG AGCCGTACACAGTGCGAGAGGCCCGCATCCATGTGCGCCACGTCCGTGACCTGCTCAAGAGCCTGGATCCATCTGATGCCTTCAATGGAGTTGACTGCAACTCCTTGTCCTTCCTGAGTGTCTTTACCGATGGTGACCTCGGAG ACAGCGGGAAGCGGAAGAAGGGCTTGGAGATGGATCCCATTGATTGCACACCACCTGAGTAcatccttcctgggagccgggagcgACCGCTGTGTCCCCTGCAGCCCCAGAACCGAGACTGGAAG CCCCTGCAGTGCCTGAAAGTGCTCACCATGAGTGGCTGGAACCCACCCCCTGGGAACCGCAAGATGCATGGCGACCTCATGTACCTGTTTGTGATCACGGCTGAGGACCGGCAAATCAGCATCACAGCCTCCACGAGGGGCTTTTACCTGAACCA GTCCACTGCGTATCACTTcaaccccaagcctgccagtccTCGCTTCCTCAGCCATTCCCTTGTGGAGCTGCTCAACCAAATCAgccccacatttaaaaaaaacttcgcTGTGCTGCAGAAGAAAAG GGTCCAGCGCCACCCGTTTGAGAGAATCGCCACCCCGTTCCAGGTGTATAGCTGGACAGCTCCCCAGGCAGAGCATGCCATGGATTGTGTGCGCGCCGAGGACGCCTACACTTCCCGCTTGGGCTACGAGGAGCACATTCCCGGACAG ACCCGGGACTGGAATGAGGAGTTGCAGACGACAAGGGAGCTGCCCCGCAAGAACCTACCTGAGCGGTTGCTTCGAGAAAGAGCCATATTCAAG GTGCACAGTGACTTCACTGCAGCGGCCACCCGGGGTGCCATGGCAGTCATTGACGGCAATGTGATGGCCATTAACCCGAGCGAGGAGACCAAGATGCAGatgttcatctggaacaacatcTTCTTTAGCCTGGGCTTTGATGTCCGTGACCACTACAAGGACTTTGGTGGGGACGTGGCGGCCTACGTGGCGCCCAGCAATGACCTCAATGGCGTGCGCACGTACAATGCTGTGGATGTTGAGGGGCTTTACACGCTGGGCACAGTAGTGGTAGACTATCGTGGCTACCGGGTCACCGCCCAGTCCATCATCCCGGGCATCCTGGAGCGGGACCAGGAGCAGAGTGTCATCTACGGTTCCATTGACTTTGGCAAGACTGTGGTGACACACCCAAGATACTTGGAATTGCTGGAACGTACCAGCCGGCCCCTCAAGATTCTGAGACACCGGGTGCTCAATGACCGTGATGAGGAGGTGGAACTCTGCTCATCAGTGGAGTGCAAGGGCATCATTGGGAATGACGGGCGCCACTACATCCTGGATCTGCTTCGAACCTTCCCACCTGACCTCAACTTCCTGCCTGTGCCTGAGGAGACGCTGCCGGAGGAGTGCACGCGTGCTGGCTTCCCCCGTGCCCACCGCCACAAGCTCTGCTGCCTCCGCCAGGAGCTGGTGGATGCCTTTGTAGAGCATCG GTACCTCCTCTTCATGAAGCTTGCTGCCCTGCAGCTGATGCAGCAGAAAGCCAGCAAGATGGAACATCCCACCTCTCTAGAAAATGGAGAAACTCCCTCAGAATCCAAGTCTGAAGATCCTCCAGGCCCTGAGGCGGGGAGTGAGAAGGAGGGTAGCAGTGCCAGTGGGCTGGCCAAGGTGAAGGAGCTGGCAGAGACCATTGCTTCTGACGACGGGACAG ACCCCCGGAGCAGGGAGGCGATCCGTAATGCCTGTAAGGCCGTAGGCTCCATCAGCAGCACGGCCTTCGACGTCCGCTTCAATCCCGACATCTTCTCGCCAG GGGTTCGCttccctgaatcctgccaggatgAAGTTCGGGACCAGAAGCAGTTGCTAAAAGATGCTGCTGCTTTCCTGCTCTCCTGCCAGATCCCTGGCTTG GTGAAGGACTGCACAGACCACGCGGTGCTGCCCATGGATGGTGCCACGCTTGCTGAAGTGATGCGCCAGCGGGGCATCAACATGCGCTACCTGGGCAAGGTGTTGGACCTGGTGGTTCAGAGCCCGGCCCGAGACCAGCTGGACCACATCTAT AAAATTGGCATTGGAGAACTCATCACCCGCTCTGCCAAGCACATCTTCAAGACCTACTTACAG GGTGTGGAGCTCTCTGGTCTCTCTGCTGCCATCAGCCACTTCCTTAATTGTTTCCTGAGCTCCTACCCCAACCCTGTGGCCCACCTGCCAGCTGATGAGCTGGTTTCTAAGAAGAGGAACCGGAGGAGGAGAAACCGGCCACTGGGTGCAGCAGATAACACGGCCTGGGCGGTGATGACCCCTCAGGAACTCTGGAAAAACATCTGCCAAGAGGCCAAGAACTACTTTGACTTCAGTCTGGAGTG CGAGAGTGTGGACCAGGCTGTGGAGACATACGGCCTGCAGAAGATCACACTGCTGCGGGAGATCTCTCTGAAAACCGGCATTCAG GTTCTGTTGAAGGAGTACAGCTTTGACAGCCGCCACAAACCTGCCTTCACCGAGGAGGACGTGCTCAACATCTTCCCTGTAGTCAAGCACGTCAACCCCAAGGCCTCGGACGCCTTCCACTTCTTCCAGAGCGGGCAGGCCAAAGTACAGCAGG GCTTCCTGAAGGAGGGCTGCGAGCTCATCAATGAGGCTCTGAACCTGTTTAACAATGTGTATGGAGCCATGCACGTGGAGATCTGCGCCTGCCTGCGTCTCCTTGCCCGTCTCCACTACATTATGGGTGACTATGCCGAG GCCCTGAGTAACCAGCAGAAGGCAGTGCTGATGAGTGAGCGAGTGATGGGCATCGAGCACCCCAACACTATCCAGGAGTAT ATGCACCTGGCCCTGTACTGCTTCGCCAGCAGCCAGCTGTCTACAGCTCTAAGCCTGCTGTATCGCGCCCGCTACCTCACCCTGCTCGTCTTCGGGGAAGACCACCCCGAGATGGCGCTGTTGGAC AACAACATCGGGCTGGTGCTACACGGGGTGATGGAGTATGACCTGTCATTGCGCTTCCTGGAGAATGCACTGGCAGTCAGCACCAAGTACCATGGACCCAAGTCCCTCAAAGTGGCCCTCAG CCACCACCTTGTTGCCCGGGTCTATGAAAGCAAAGCTGAGTTTCGGTCTGCCCTGCAGCATGAGAAGGAAGGCTACACCATTTACAAGACCCAG CTGGGCGAGGACCACGAGAAGACCAAGGAGAGCTCCGAGTACCTCAAGTGCCTGACCCAGCAGGCTGTGGCCCTGCAGCGCACCATGAATGAGATCTACCGCAACGGCTCCAGCGCCAATATCCCGCCCCTCAAG TTCACAGCCCCCAGCATGGCCAGTGTCTTGGAACAGCTCAACGTCATCAATGGCATCCTCTTCATTCCTCTCAG CCAAAAAGATTTGGAGAATCTGAAAGCCGAGATGGCGCAGCGGCACCAGCTCCAGGAGGCCAGCAAGAACAGGGATAAGGCTGAGGAACCCCTGGCCACCGAGCCTGAACCAGCAGGTGCCCCAGAGGATAGAGGCACTCAGACTGGGGCTGCTAAGGACCCTTCTTCCCTGAGCTTGCAGGGGTAG
- the CLUH gene encoding clustered mitochondria protein homolog isoform X1 has protein sequence MVIKTDELPAAAPADSAREPSSQAGGKGRPGAAELPSVMLLNGDCSESLKKEEGTIEAPRENGLDETDAGEEAAGQEVIVIQDTGFSVKILAPGIEPFSLQVSPQEMVQEIHQVLMDREDTCHRTCFSLHLDGNMLDHFSELRSVEGLQEGSVLRVVEEPYTVREARIHVRHVRDLLKSLDPSDAFNGVDCNSLSFLSVFTDGDLGDSGKRKKGLEMDPIDCTPPEYILPGSRERPLCPLQPQNRDWKPLQCLKVLTMSGWNPPPGNRKMHGDLMYLFVITAEDRQISITASTRGFYLNQSTAYHFNPKPASPRFLSHSLVELLNQISPTFKKNFAVLQKKRVQRHPFERIATPFQVYSWTAPQAEHAMDCVRAEDAYTSRLGYEEHIPGQTRDWNEELQTTRELPRKNLPERLLRERAIFKVHSDFTAAATRGAMAVIDGNVMAINPSEETKMQMFIWNNIFFSLGFDVRDHYKDFGGDVAAYVAPSNDLNGVRTYNAVDVEGLYTLGTVVVDYRGYRVTAQSIIPGILERDQEQSVIYGSIDFGKTVVTHPRYLELLERTSRPLKILRHRVLNDRDEEVELCSSVECKGIIGNDGRHYILDLLRTFPPDLNFLPVPEETLPEECTRAGFPRAHRHKLCCLRQELVDAFVEHRYLLFMKLAALQLMQQKASKMEHPTSLENGETPSESKSEDPPGPEAGSEKEGSSASGLAKVKELAETIASDDGTADPRSREAIRNACKAVGSISSTAFDVRFNPDIFSPGVRFPESCQDEVRDQKQLLKDAAAFLLSCQIPGLVKDCTDHAVLPMDGATLAEVMRQRGINMRYLGKVLDLVVQSPARDQLDHIYKIGIGELITRSAKHIFKTYLQGVELSGLSAAISHFLNCFLSSYPNPVAHLPADELVSKKRNRRRRNRPLGAADNTAWAVMTPQELWKNICQEAKNYFDFSLECESVDQAVETYGLQKITLLREISLKTGIQVLLKEYSFDSRHKPAFTEEDVLNIFPVVKHVNPKASDAFHFFQSGQAKVQQGFLKEGCELINEALNLFNNVYGAMHVEICACLRLLARLHYIMGDYAEALSNQQKAVLMSERVMGIEHPNTIQEYMHLALYCFASSQLSTALSLLYRARYLTLLVFGEDHPEMALLDNNIGLVLHGVMEYDLSLRFLENALAVSTKYHGPKSLKVALSHHLVARVYESKAEFRSALQHEKEGYTIYKTQLGEDHEKTKESSEYLKCLTQQAVALQRTMNEIYRNGSSANIPPLKFTAPSMASVLEQLNVINGILFIPLSQKDLENLKAEMAQRHQLQEASKNRDKAEEPLATEPEPAGAPEDRGTQTGAAKDPSSLSLQG, from the exons AGCTGCCATCAGTCATGCTACTTAATGGGGATTGCTCCGAGAGCctgaagaaagaggagggaaccATTGAAGCACCCCGGGAAAATGGGCTGGATGAGACGGATGCCGGAGAGGAGGCTGCTGGACAGGAAGTCATTGTCATTCAGGACACTGGCTTTTCTGTGAAGATCTTGGCTCCTGGCATCGAGCCCTTCTCCCTGCAG GTGTCCCCCCAGGAGATGGTACAGGAGATCCACCAGGTGCTAATGGATCGTGAAGACACGTGTCACCGCACCTGCTTCTCTCTGCACTTGGATGGCAACATGCTGGACCATTTTTCAGAGCTGCGCAGTGTAGAGGGGCTACAGGAGGGCTCGGTGCTACGTGTAGTGGAAG AGCCGTACACAGTGCGAGAGGCCCGCATCCATGTGCGCCACGTCCGTGACCTGCTCAAGAGCCTGGATCCATCTGATGCCTTCAATGGAGTTGACTGCAACTCCTTGTCCTTCCTGAGTGTCTTTACCGATGGTGACCTCGGAG ACAGCGGGAAGCGGAAGAAGGGCTTGGAGATGGATCCCATTGATTGCACACCACCTGAGTAcatccttcctgggagccgggagcgACCGCTGTGTCCCCTGCAGCCCCAGAACCGAGACTGGAAG CCCCTGCAGTGCCTGAAAGTGCTCACCATGAGTGGCTGGAACCCACCCCCTGGGAACCGCAAGATGCATGGCGACCTCATGTACCTGTTTGTGATCACGGCTGAGGACCGGCAAATCAGCATCACAGCCTCCACGAGGGGCTTTTACCTGAACCA GTCCACTGCGTATCACTTcaaccccaagcctgccagtccTCGCTTCCTCAGCCATTCCCTTGTGGAGCTGCTCAACCAAATCAgccccacatttaaaaaaaacttcgcTGTGCTGCAGAAGAAAAG GGTCCAGCGCCACCCGTTTGAGAGAATCGCCACCCCGTTCCAGGTGTATAGCTGGACAGCTCCCCAGGCAGAGCATGCCATGGATTGTGTGCGCGCCGAGGACGCCTACACTTCCCGCTTGGGCTACGAGGAGCACATTCCCGGACAG ACCCGGGACTGGAATGAGGAGTTGCAGACGACAAGGGAGCTGCCCCGCAAGAACCTACCTGAGCGGTTGCTTCGAGAAAGAGCCATATTCAAG GTGCACAGTGACTTCACTGCAGCGGCCACCCGGGGTGCCATGGCAGTCATTGACGGCAATGTGATGGCCATTAACCCGAGCGAGGAGACCAAGATGCAGatgttcatctggaacaacatcTTCTTTAGCCTGGGCTTTGATGTCCGTGACCACTACAAGGACTTTGGTGGGGACGTGGCGGCCTACGTGGCGCCCAGCAATGACCTCAATGGCGTGCGCACGTACAATGCTGTGGATGTTGAGGGGCTTTACACGCTGGGCACAGTAGTGGTAGACTATCGTGGCTACCGGGTCACCGCCCAGTCCATCATCCCGGGCATCCTGGAGCGGGACCAGGAGCAGAGTGTCATCTACGGTTCCATTGACTTTGGCAAGACTGTGGTGACACACCCAAGATACTTGGAATTGCTGGAACGTACCAGCCGGCCCCTCAAGATTCTGAGACACCGGGTGCTCAATGACCGTGATGAGGAGGTGGAACTCTGCTCATCAGTGGAGTGCAAGGGCATCATTGGGAATGACGGGCGCCACTACATCCTGGATCTGCTTCGAACCTTCCCACCTGACCTCAACTTCCTGCCTGTGCCTGAGGAGACGCTGCCGGAGGAGTGCACGCGTGCTGGCTTCCCCCGTGCCCACCGCCACAAGCTCTGCTGCCTCCGCCAGGAGCTGGTGGATGCCTTTGTAGAGCATCG GTACCTCCTCTTCATGAAGCTTGCTGCCCTGCAGCTGATGCAGCAGAAAGCCAGCAAGATGGAACATCCCACCTCTCTAGAAAATGGAGAAACTCCCTCAGAATCCAAGTCTGAAGATCCTCCAGGCCCTGAGGCGGGGAGTGAGAAGGAGGGTAGCAGTGCCAGTGGGCTGGCCAAGGTGAAGGAGCTGGCAGAGACCATTGCTTCTGACGACGGGACAG CAGACCCCCGGAGCAGGGAGGCGATCCGTAATGCCTGTAAGGCCGTAGGCTCCATCAGCAGCACGGCCTTCGACGTCCGCTTCAATCCCGACATCTTCTCGCCAG GGGTTCGCttccctgaatcctgccaggatgAAGTTCGGGACCAGAAGCAGTTGCTAAAAGATGCTGCTGCTTTCCTGCTCTCCTGCCAGATCCCTGGCTTG GTGAAGGACTGCACAGACCACGCGGTGCTGCCCATGGATGGTGCCACGCTTGCTGAAGTGATGCGCCAGCGGGGCATCAACATGCGCTACCTGGGCAAGGTGTTGGACCTGGTGGTTCAGAGCCCGGCCCGAGACCAGCTGGACCACATCTAT AAAATTGGCATTGGAGAACTCATCACCCGCTCTGCCAAGCACATCTTCAAGACCTACTTACAG GGTGTGGAGCTCTCTGGTCTCTCTGCTGCCATCAGCCACTTCCTTAATTGTTTCCTGAGCTCCTACCCCAACCCTGTGGCCCACCTGCCAGCTGATGAGCTGGTTTCTAAGAAGAGGAACCGGAGGAGGAGAAACCGGCCACTGGGTGCAGCAGATAACACGGCCTGGGCGGTGATGACCCCTCAGGAACTCTGGAAAAACATCTGCCAAGAGGCCAAGAACTACTTTGACTTCAGTCTGGAGTG CGAGAGTGTGGACCAGGCTGTGGAGACATACGGCCTGCAGAAGATCACACTGCTGCGGGAGATCTCTCTGAAAACCGGCATTCAG GTTCTGTTGAAGGAGTACAGCTTTGACAGCCGCCACAAACCTGCCTTCACCGAGGAGGACGTGCTCAACATCTTCCCTGTAGTCAAGCACGTCAACCCCAAGGCCTCGGACGCCTTCCACTTCTTCCAGAGCGGGCAGGCCAAAGTACAGCAGG GCTTCCTGAAGGAGGGCTGCGAGCTCATCAATGAGGCTCTGAACCTGTTTAACAATGTGTATGGAGCCATGCACGTGGAGATCTGCGCCTGCCTGCGTCTCCTTGCCCGTCTCCACTACATTATGGGTGACTATGCCGAG GCCCTGAGTAACCAGCAGAAGGCAGTGCTGATGAGTGAGCGAGTGATGGGCATCGAGCACCCCAACACTATCCAGGAGTAT ATGCACCTGGCCCTGTACTGCTTCGCCAGCAGCCAGCTGTCTACAGCTCTAAGCCTGCTGTATCGCGCCCGCTACCTCACCCTGCTCGTCTTCGGGGAAGACCACCCCGAGATGGCGCTGTTGGAC AACAACATCGGGCTGGTGCTACACGGGGTGATGGAGTATGACCTGTCATTGCGCTTCCTGGAGAATGCACTGGCAGTCAGCACCAAGTACCATGGACCCAAGTCCCTCAAAGTGGCCCTCAG CCACCACCTTGTTGCCCGGGTCTATGAAAGCAAAGCTGAGTTTCGGTCTGCCCTGCAGCATGAGAAGGAAGGCTACACCATTTACAAGACCCAG CTGGGCGAGGACCACGAGAAGACCAAGGAGAGCTCCGAGTACCTCAAGTGCCTGACCCAGCAGGCTGTGGCCCTGCAGCGCACCATGAATGAGATCTACCGCAACGGCTCCAGCGCCAATATCCCGCCCCTCAAG TTCACAGCCCCCAGCATGGCCAGTGTCTTGGAACAGCTCAACGTCATCAATGGCATCCTCTTCATTCCTCTCAG CCAAAAAGATTTGGAGAATCTGAAAGCCGAGATGGCGCAGCGGCACCAGCTCCAGGAGGCCAGCAAGAACAGGGATAAGGCTGAGGAACCCCTGGCCACCGAGCCTGAACCAGCAGGTGCCCCAGAGGATAGAGGCACTCAGACTGGGGCTGCTAAGGACCCTTCTTCCCTGAGCTTGCAGGGGTAG